A genomic segment from Streptomyces sp. NBC_00654 encodes:
- a CDS encoding type II secretion system F family protein, giving the protein MVVCAGSAVWLAAVRDPGARRASALFMGEAATSRLPQEGLDAVRAFVLGRREWWSVPVAVVLAVLGESVLPLLAGAVAVPLVRRWLRARSGQRERERSAEAVAALCGAVVGELRAGREPGQALLAAVRDAPGPGGAMGGAEAAVLAAARFGGDVAGALRQAADGPGLGGLAGMAACWRVAVDGGAGLAAGLDRLEGALRAERRRREELRAQLAGAWSTVVVLALLPVVGLGLGAALGADPLGVLLHSAGGLVCLAVGGALEAAGLFWANRIVRGGEAA; this is encoded by the coding sequence ATGGTGGTCTGTGCGGGTTCGGCGGTCTGGCTGGCAGCGGTGCGGGACCCGGGTGCCCGACGGGCGAGTGCGCTGTTCATGGGTGAGGCGGCGACGTCCCGGTTGCCGCAGGAGGGCCTCGACGCCGTGCGGGCGTTTGTCCTGGGGCGGCGGGAGTGGTGGTCCGTGCCGGTGGCGGTGGTGCTCGCCGTGCTGGGGGAATCGGTGCTGCCGCTGTTGGCGGGGGCGGTGGCGGTGCCGCTGGTACGGAGGTGGCTGCGGGCGCGCTCCGGGCAGCGGGAGCGGGAGCGGTCGGCGGAGGCGGTGGCCGCGCTGTGCGGTGCGGTGGTGGGGGAGCTGCGCGCCGGACGGGAGCCGGGACAGGCGTTGCTGGCCGCCGTGCGGGACGCGCCGGGGCCGGGCGGGGCCATGGGTGGGGCGGAGGCCGCGGTCCTGGCGGCTGCGCGGTTCGGCGGAGATGTGGCGGGAGCGTTGCGGCAGGCGGCGGACGGGCCGGGTCTGGGCGGGCTCGCCGGAATGGCGGCGTGCTGGCGGGTGGCGGTGGACGGCGGTGCCGGTCTCGCCGCCGGTCTGGACCGCCTTGAGGGGGCGTTGCGGGCTGAGCGGCGCAGACGGGAGGAGTTGCGGGCCCAGTTGGCGGGCGCCTGGTCGACGGTCGTGGTGCTGGCGCTCCTGCCGGTCGTCGGCCTCGGGCTGGGCGCGGCGCTAGGGGCGGACCCTCTGGGGGTTCTGCTGCACAGCGCGGGCGGGCTGGTCTGCCTGGCGGTGGGCGGAGCCCTGGAAGCGGCTGGGTTGTTCTGGGCGAACCGGATCGTACGGGGAGGGGAGGCGGCATGA
- a CDS encoding type II secretion system F family protein: MNVAAGEMPRNLGLWGALVAAVAHLALAWAGWRRDRAARGRGTVLLAAGAAGRARRRSRAGRSGRKGVRGDGSRLKRWAAPVGAFAAGWILAGGLIGCAVGSVAAYGIWRRQRAREAGRPDVTDEEKARTALQLPLAADLLAACIAAGAGPREAAEAVGESLGGPVGDRLIRTAVEIRLGGEPSLAWGRFGEIPGAGPLARCLYRAGATGAPAAEPVARLAEAMRAERAGAAVARAQRAGVLITAPVGLCFLPAFLAVGVAPVVIGLATGLMDAG; this comes from the coding sequence ATGAACGTGGCGGCCGGAGAGATGCCGCGCAACCTGGGGCTGTGGGGAGCGCTGGTGGCCGCGGTCGCGCATCTGGCCCTGGCCTGGGCCGGTTGGCGACGGGATCGGGCGGCGCGTGGACGGGGAACGGTGCTGCTCGCGGCCGGGGCCGCCGGGCGGGCGCGCCGGCGGAGCCGCGCGGGGCGGAGCGGACGGAAGGGGGTGAGGGGCGATGGCAGCCGGCTGAAGCGGTGGGCGGCGCCGGTTGGGGCCTTCGCGGCCGGATGGATTCTGGCCGGCGGGCTCATCGGGTGCGCGGTCGGTTCGGTCGCGGCGTACGGCATCTGGCGTCGGCAGCGGGCCCGTGAGGCAGGCCGACCGGATGTGACGGATGAGGAGAAGGCGCGGACGGCTCTGCAACTTCCGCTCGCCGCTGATCTGTTGGCGGCCTGTATCGCGGCGGGAGCGGGGCCGCGGGAGGCGGCGGAGGCCGTGGGGGAGTCCCTGGGCGGCCCGGTCGGCGACCGCCTGATCCGCACGGCGGTGGAGATTCGGCTGGGTGGTGAACCGTCCCTGGCGTGGGGTCGGTTCGGGGAGATACCGGGTGCCGGGCCGCTTGCCCGCTGTCTGTATCGGGCGGGGGCGACCGGGGCTCCGGCGGCGGAACCGGTCGCCAGGCTGGCCGAGGCGATGCGCGCCGAGAGAGCCGGTGCGGCCGTGGCGCGGGCCCAGCGGGCGGGTGTGCTGATCACCGCACCGGTCGGACTCTGCTTTCTTCCCGCCTTTCTGGCGGTCGGGGTGGCGCCGGTGGTGATCGGACTGGCGACCGGACTGATGGACGCCGGCTGA
- a CDS encoding DUF4244 domain-containing protein has translation MCRTRSAKWPPEWPAGWPARWSGRFGRSDRGMTTSEYAVGTIAACAFAAVLYKVVNSGPVLSAMQSLIKDALDAKF, from the coding sequence CTGTGCCGCACACGTTCGGCGAAGTGGCCACCGGAGTGGCCCGCGGGGTGGCCGGCAAGGTGGTCGGGCAGGTTCGGCCGGTCTGACCGCGGGATGACGACGTCCGAGTACGCGGTGGGGACCATCGCGGCCTGTGCCTTCGCGGCGGTGCTCTACAAGGTGGTCAACAGCGGGCCGGTGCTGTCGGCGATGCAGTCGTTGATCAAGGACGCGCTCGATGCGAAGTTCTGA
- a CDS encoding TadE family type IV pilus minor pilin: protein MRSSEAGPAGRCGGRERPPHRDRGAVTAEAAVAIPVLVAFAMALVWALAAASAQIRCVDAARAGARAAARSEPEAAVLAAARDSAPDGARVGVERAGELWRVRVEAPTPGPGALALTLTAEAAALAEDTVGVAP, encoded by the coding sequence ATGCGAAGTTCTGAGGCCGGGCCGGCCGGACGGTGCGGCGGGCGGGAGCGTCCGCCGCACCGGGACCGGGGTGCGGTGACAGCGGAGGCGGCCGTGGCCATTCCGGTGCTGGTGGCGTTCGCCATGGCGCTGGTCTGGGCGTTGGCGGCGGCCTCCGCGCAGATCCGGTGCGTGGACGCGGCGCGGGCGGGGGCGAGGGCCGCAGCCCGTTCGGAGCCGGAGGCAGCGGTGCTGGCGGCCGCCCGTGACTCGGCACCGGACGGGGCCCGGGTCGGGGTGGAGAGGGCCGGGGAGTTGTGGCGGGTACGGGTGGAGGCGCCGACTCCGGGGCCGGGTGCGCTGGCCCTGACGTTGACCGCCGAGGCGGCGGCGCTGGCCGAGGACACGGTGGGGGTCGCGCCGTGA